The genomic segment ttttagttcactTTTTCTggggaaatttttgttttcgttcACTTTTTCTTCGGAAAAATGTAGttaagttaaattttctttcggaaagggtagtttagttcAATTTTCCTTCGGAAAGTGTAAGTTAATGCCCTTTttcttgggaatgggtagttttcctACGCTTTTAatggaaggggtagttttattacccttttaatggaaagggtaattttagtacccgtttaatggaaagggtagttttcctACCCTTGTAATGGAAAGGACAGTTTTAATGCACTGAGTacttttagtaaccttttcctGGAAatagggttgttttagtacccatttacTTGGTATAAGGtattttaagtaccctttcccttggaattTTAACAGCCTTTGCCTTGGGAAagagtaattttagtactcttttcttatGGCAAAAGGTGTTAATACCgctttctttgggaaaaggtagtttcagtgccccttttccttgggaaagataGTTTAAGTACTCTGGGTACAGGTTCACCttaaaacttcccttttccagggaaaggggtactaaaaccatcTTTTTCCAACGAAAAGGAAACTAAAATTACTCTTTCTCAAGGAAATGGTAGCCCTGGGAATGGgatagtttaagtacacttttcCTGGTGAGAGGGTGATTGTAGTATCCCTATTCCCGGAAAGGACAAGTttacaaaacaaatttggtccatgaacattccactaaggaacaggggcaaacttctcacatatcaatgagtgcagtccgattcaattttagactcaatgataaggggcctccgtttttatagccgagtccgaacggcgtgccgcagtgcgacacctcttcggagagaagttttacatggcatagtacctcacaaatgttgccagcattaggagggggaaaaccaccgcaggcgttcagcgtcataggtggacatgctaacctctgcgctagggtgacctccccttacccttttccttggaaaaaccAGTTTGAGTACTATTTTCCTAGGAAAACGGtagttttaatcattttttcctCCTTCTtgggtaaatatttttattttatttgataggCGAATATATGTCGGGTGTCATCTTCCTGGTTCATGGGTTACTAATCCCTGATAAAGTGTCGAAAATTTTGGTGCAAGTTCCAACAAGAGTAAAGGTTTTGGCACTAATTCTAGCGACATACTTAGGCAAGGTATTCATCGAAATCCCCATTTGCCCTTAATGTGAAGTTCGGGAGCAATATTGCGAAAAGTTCAGGGGCAATACTCATACTTACAAAGCCAGCATTAACATTTAACtaaataaaattacaatttttattgaattttaaattattgtttatttattaaagaaaaaaatgttgccacaatttgaatttaaaataattacatCTTATACAGAGTGTTCTAAACCTTTTTCTGATATCGAACTTTTGGAGCGTATCCAGGACGCATTACCAATTTAACCTATAATTATGGCATTGTAAGGTGAAGTTGTTATTCTCTCTCCGGGCATATCGTAAACTGGTGATTTATATCGGATCGACTCCTCCCATTGTTTGTACGTGGGTGTTTTATCATGCCATCCTACAAAGGCTGAAGGAGTTGAAGACATTAATTAATAAATGCGACATTATATTGGGGCGGAACAAACTTTTGTAGGTCCACCCTAAACTCCTTCAAAGGTGAAGTGTGTAGAAACAGATAAAGCATCTTTGCTTCACAACACTTACCACTAGATGTCTTTGGCAATTGAAGCCTATCTTTTGCAATTCCTTTGGCTATTTCCTCTTCAGTAGGAACAAATTTCGCTTTCTCTTTTTGGACACACCTTAGAAGATGAAAATCAGAACGAGGACGCCCACATCGACAGTAGCTGATTAAGGATTTATACATGTCGGGGGAAACAAAGTGACCATCGCCTTCATTCACGTGCTGGTAAGGACAAAGCTCTACAATACAACGGACGTTTTTTTAGTTGTGAATGAAAAATACCAAAATTAAAGGCCTTAAATCAACCTTCCTCCTGGGCTAACTCCTTTATCTTTTGACTAAGCTTATTTGGATTGTACATATCATCCCAGGGTGTTTCATTATAATACCTTGACCATCTTCTGGGGTAGTTTCTTCGCGCATTAAATTCCATATCAATTTGTTCCGTGCTATGAATAGAGAGCCGTAGATAATACAAATTATTAACAGGCTTGCTTCAAGCAACATTTACTTACACTTTGCCCGCCTCCTTCACATTGTTGTTACGCATTTTTTGAGTGTAATACCAGTACTGCTTAAGCTTCGGagacttgttttatttgtattttagaGAACTGTGTGTTTTCCACCGCAGCTTTGAATGTAGACtgtcttaaaatttgtttattattaaCATTTTCTTGTGTCCAAGcaacaaaaattgtttcttgTTAAGTTTTTCATATTCCAACCAAGGCAATCAAGGTTAGTCCTGTAAATGTATCAAGGATACCATTGCTAAGCACTGGAAACTACGCAACCTAACATTAATACAAACGATTTTTACGCGAGTCAGCATCAATCTGGAAAGAGTTTTACTTTTCGAATCCAATAGTGTTCTGTGATTTCtgaagttcgaaaatctaagtaAGTTACTGGCATTTCGATTTCACGtcgatttttttcgttttttggacatcaattatgcgattatggacttgtttttttaagaaaaatttcgggAATTGCTTTAAATCGCACTTTTAGACAAcaaacttcactactgtgtacttatctcaaaaaaatttttcccatcaaaaatcgaaaattttggcaaggggttagccttcccaaaaaaaaatgcaaaaaaataaaaagtgaaaatttaataatttctcTTTATTTTGCGAATCCGCTTCGAATTTGGAAACGCGGAATGCTTTTCAATtgaagaaattcgaaaaattgaaggagttacagcgttttcgaccttgaaaatggcCTATGAGTGTTTACGCCAAAAACAAACTAATTTTTACGATTTCTTTAATTAATACATACGATTTTTACACAAGTCAGCATCAATTTGGAAAGAGTTTTACTTttcgaatccaatggtgttctgTGATTTCtgaagttcgaaaatctaagtaAGTTACTGGCATTTCGAACTCACgtcgattttttttcgttttttgcacatcaattatgcgattttgggcttgtttttttttaagaaaaatctcAGGAATTGCTTTAAATCGCACTTTTAGACAAcaaacttcactactgtgtacttaagtcaaaaaatttttcccatcaaaaatcgaaaattttggcaaggggTTAACTAGATCTGGTACGGCACTTCGTCCTCCGGCGTGAAGTATCTTCCACGACGTTTTTCAAGAAGGTAATCTCTGACATAGGTGACCTGGTGCGACACTTCGTCTGGTCGGGCGGAGTTGAAAGCTTTTGGCTCGGTGGTTCCTTAAAGAACAGATAGCAGGCAGACTGGGCCTGGTACAACACTTCGTATGGTTGGGGGAGGCTGGCGGCTACGTTGGCGAGGCGGCGGGCGAAGGCGTGTCCTAGGAGACGTACGAGTCAAGGGTCGGTGCGTTCAGGAACGGGAAATTGGTCGCGTCTATGTTCAGGCTAAATCTGGGGATCTCGTCTAGTGTCCCACATGTGATAGGTTCATTGCTTATGGGCAAGTCGCCTCTCAAGATTGCATGATCAGTCTTGGCACTATGTAAGCGGGCTCACCAGGCACTGAAAGAATCATGTTTTTGGCGGTACGGTGCCAGAAGAATCGAATTAACGCTCGTAAGGTACCGGTAGAATCGAGTTTGGGGTCGAACGTCGGTGAAATGCCCGGACTACGTTGCTCACTGGTACGCCACCACGTAGGAAGACTCGAAGACTTGAGAAGAATCAAGAAATATCACGCAAGAAGGCTTGGAAGCACGAGAATAAGTGATGAAGAATCGGTTTTAGAGTGCTTACGGGTACGTCACCACGTAAGAAGACTCAAAACACGGAGATAATTAATGATATGTTGCTCACGGGTGCGTCTTCACGTAAGAAGACACTAGAAGACTCGACGTAGGGTGCTTACGGGTATGTCACCACTCAAGAAATTCGGAACACGGAGAAAATAAATGGTATGTTACTCACGGGTGCGTCACCACGTAAGAGGATACGAGAAAAATTAGTGTTAGAATGCTTATGGATACGTCACCACGCACAAAGACTCGAAACAAGGAGCTAATAAATGGAATGTTGCTCAAGGGCGCGTCACCATGCAAGAAGACGCGAAAAGAATCGATGTTAGCGTGCTAACGGGTACGTCACTACTAAGGAAGACTCGGAACACGGAGAAAATCAGTAATATGTTATTCACGGTTGAGTCACCAAGCAAGAAGACACGAGAAGAATCAATGTAAGGGAGCTTAGGGGTACGTTATTATGAAAACAAAGACTCGCACGGCCTGAAAAGAATCGAATTTACGTCGCCTACGCGTACGCATCTACGTAAGAAGACTCCAAAACACGGGAAATATTGAGTTTACGTTGCTTACGAGTACGTCACCACGTAAGAAGACTCCGAGACACGGGAAATATTGAGTTTACGTTGCTTACGAGTACGTCACCACGTAAGAAGACTCGGAGACACGATAAAATCGATGATATGTTGCTCACGGGTAAAGGCAAAAGAAGAATCACGTGAATGGTGCTTACGGGTATGTCACTACGTAAGAAGACTCGCACGGCATGAGACGAATAGAGTTTACGTGCTTATGGGTACGTCACCACGTAAAAAGACTCGCATAGCACTGGAAGGAAGAAAATACTTTGTCTATGGGTACTTCACTACGTAAAAGATGCGCACGCCGAGAAAAGATTTCGAGTTTACGGTGCTTAAGGGTACGTCACCACGTAAGATAATTAACACGGCATTGAAACAATAAACACGGCTTCAAAAGGGCACTGTTGCTAAAGCTAACACTCACGGTTGTCTGTCTTTGTTCACTAGATACACTTGTTGTTAATACTCACTTGCTTTCTGTGGGCTTGATGTTGCTCGAACGACTCACTTGCTGGATTATGTCTGTTTCTTCAACGGCTGACCCCGTTTCGTCACACTCAAAACTTTTTATAGCCAACAAATTCACCACGACAGCATCTCAAACTCGTTCTATCGGCTATGCCGTATGTGCTGCTGTTAATCACCACTCGCATTCAACTTTGATGATTGTTGCTGTCACCCAACGGTATGTTGTTTACGAACTATTTTCCTTAAAGTTGTAACCAACTTCGCGGCACTCAATATGTTTTCATTTGCCATGATGATCACAGCCGTTGCTATGATGTTTGTTGCTACGGGATCGTACGGGATCTTGTTTTCGaactattttgcacaaatgttgtaAACAAGTATGAGGAATGGAGTTGAAATAAGGGTATGACGAGGGTCGATTACTAAGGTAGGCAAATGGACAGaacatttcattttaatttcaattaagtGGGCTTTAATTCGAACAAACTAAACAATATAATAAACTTAAAAGTACGATAAACGAAtgtaataattaaaatttcgatttttttctagTTAGCACCAACCTGGAAAGTGGATAAGTTCTCGAATCCAATACTGTTATTTGATTCCTGAAGTTCGAAAAACTTAGTAAGTTACAGTAATTTCGAACTCACGACGAATTTTCTCGTTTTTTGGGATATCAATTGTGCGactttgagcttgttttttaaggaaaaatctCAGGCATTGCGCTAAATCGCATTCTTTTGCAACAAACTACACTACTGTAtacccaactcaaaaaaattttttcccattaaaaatcgaaaattttgtcaaaaatttttgaaattttcataattgtTGTTTAATTTACGAAtcctcttcaaatttggaaATGCGGAATGCTTTTTAATtgaagaaattcgaaaaattgaaggagttacagcgttttcgaccttgaaaatggcCTTTGAACGTTTATGCCCAAAACAAACAGATTTTTACGACTTGTTCAAAAAATATAAACGATTTTTTCGCTAGCTAGCACCAAACTGAAAAGAGCATTACTGCTCAACTCCAATGGCATTCTTTGATATATAAAGTTGGAAAAACCATGAAAGTTACAGGAATTTCGAACTCAtatcgatttttgttttttttttttttttttttgatatattatggattggatatcaattatgccaCTTTGAACTTGTTTTGAGGGAAAtagaaaatggaaatagtacaaaCTCTAAGGTcgctagctatatccaaaacatgATACAGTCTCTTGTATGGTAAATGATGCTTTGTTGGTGTGTTCATATGAAAACAACTTCTGGCAATCAATGGAAATGAAGTCAATAGCTGAATACAAGAATCGAGGTTGGTCACGATGTACCATTACATTTTGTAATTATTCAATTGTAATTATtgacataaataatcgaaataaaataagattaaaattattttcaatggttttttattttggttggaTGATGGAAGGGGTTTGGGAAATGCAATGTTTATTTGGTATTAAATCCGAAAACGGGTTGATGCTAAAACCggtaacagattggtattaaaaccaacatcagttcggtaataaggctaacACCAAACAGTATTATTCGTTTTATATGCCATTTTATCATACGGCATTGCTTTGTtatcatacggtgttgctttactatcaataccgtgtCGTACTGAGATAAGCACGTTTGGTACCAATTTATCTCTGGGTGTACAGAattttgtgctttttttttttgaatatcaattatgcgtttttaacttgtttttctgGGAAAAAAAAAGTCAGCAATTGCACTAAATCGCACTTTTAGACAACAAACTTCAATACTGTGTacttaactcaaaaaattttttggcatcaaaaatcgaaaattttggcaaggggTAAGCcttcccaaaaaaaatgcaaaaaaataaaaagtgaaaatttaataatttctcTTTATTTTGCGAATCCTCTTCGAATTTGGAAACGCGGAATgccttttaattgaaaaaattcgaaaaatttaaggagttacagcgttttcgaccttgaaaatggcctatgagtttttacgccaaaaacaaACTAATTTTTACGATTTGTTTGATTAATACATACGATTTTTACACAAGTCAGCATCAATCTCGAAAGAGTTTTACTTttcgaatccaatggtgttctgTGATTTCtgaagttcgaaaatctaagtaAGTTACTGGGATTTCGAACTCACGTcgattttttcgttttttggacatcaattatgcgtttttgggcttgtttttttaggaaaaatctCGGGAATTGCTTTAAATCGCACTTTTAGACAAcaaacttcactactgtgtacttatttaaaaaaaatgtttcccatcaaaaatcgaaaattttggcaaggggttagccttcccaaaaaaaatgcaaaaaaataaaaagtgaaaatttaataatttctcTTTATTTTGCGAATCCTCTTCGAATTTGGAAACGCGGAATgccatttaattgaaaaaattcgaaaaattgaaggagttacagcgttttcgaccttgaaaatggcCTATGAGTGTTTACGCCAAAAACAAACTTATTTTAACGATTTGTTTGATTATTACATACGATTTTTACGCAAGTCAGCATCAATCTGGAAAGAGTTTTACTTttcgaatccaatggtgttctgTGATTTCtggagttcgaaaatctaagtaAGTTACTGGCATTTCGAACTcacgtcgatttttttttcgttttttggacatcaattatgcgtttttgggcttgttttttttaagaaaaatctcGGGAATTGCTTTAAATCGCACTTTTAGACaacaaatttcaatacaatattttttcccatcaaaaatcgaaaattttggcaaggggttagccttcccaaaaaaaagcaaaaaaataaaaagtgaaaatttaataatttctcTTTATTTTGCGAATCCTCTTCGAATTTGGAAACGCGGAATgccttttaattgaaaaaattcgaaaaattgaaggagttacagcgttttcgaccttgaaaatggcCTATGAGTGTTTACGCCAAAAACAAACTAATTTTAACGATTTGTTTGATTAATACATGCGATTTTTACGCAAGTCAGCATCAATTTGGAAAGAGTTTTACTTttcgaatccaatggtgttctgTGATTTCtgaagttcgaaaatctaagtaAGTTACTGGCATTTCGAACTCACgtcgattttttttcgtttttttggacatcaattatgcgtttttgggcttgtttttttaggaaaaatctCGGGAATTGCTTTAAATCGCACTTTTAGACAAcaaacttcactactgtgtaCTTaacgcaaaaaattttttcccatcaaaaatcgaaaattttggcaaggggttagccttcccaaaaaaaatgcaaaaaaataaaaagtgaaaatttaataatttctcTTTATTTTGCGAATCCTCTTCGAATTTGGAAACGCGGAATgccttttaattgaaaaaattcgaaaaattgaaggagttacagcgtttttgaccttgaaaatggcCTATGAGTGTTTACGCCACAACCAAACGTATTTTAACGATTTGTTTGATTAATACATGCAATTTTTACGCAAGTCAGCATCAATCTGGAAAGAGTTTTACTTttcgaatccaatggtgttctgTGATTTCtgaagttcgaaaatctaagtaAGTTACTGGCATTTCGAACTCACgtcgattttttttcgtttttttggacATCAAATATGcgtttttgggcttgtttttttaagaaaaatctcGGGAATTGCTTTAAATCGCACTTTTAGACAACAAACTTCACTACTCTTtacttatttcaaaaaaaaattttccatcaaaaatcgaaaattttggcaaaaaaaatgcaaaaaaataaaaagtgaaaatttaataatttctcTTTATTTTGCGAATCCTCTTCGAATTTGGAAACGCGGAATgccttttaattgaaaaaattcgaaaaattgaaggagttacagcgttttcgaccttgaaaatggcCTATGAGTGTTTACGCCAAAAACAAACTAATTTTAACGATTTGTTTGATATTTTCATGCGATTTTTACGCAAGTCAGCATCAATCTGGAAAGAGTTTTACTTttcgaatccaatggtgttctgTGATTTCTGAAGTTCGAAAATCTATGTAAGTTACTGGCATTTCGAACTCACgtcgattttttttcgttttttggacatcaattatgcgtttttgggcttgttttttttaggaaaaatctCGGGAATTGTTTTAAATCGCACTTTTAGACAacaaacttcactaatgtgtacttatctcaaaaaaatttttcccatcaaaaatcgaaaattttggcaaggggttagccttcccaaaaaaaaatgcaaaaaaataaaaagtgaaaatttaataatttctcTTTATTTTGCGAATCCTCTTCGAATTTGGAAACGCGGAATgccttttaattgaaaaaattcgaaaaatttaaggagttacagcgttttcgaccttgaaaatggcCTATGAGTGTTTACGCCAAAAACAAACTAATTTTAACGATTTGTTTGATATTTTCATGCGATTTTTACGCAAGTCAGCATCAATCTGGAAAGAGTTTTACTTttcgaatccaatggtgttctgTGATTTCtgaagttcgaaaatctaagtaAGTTACTGGCATTTCGAACTCACgtcgattttttttcgtttttttgacatcaattatgcgtttttgggctggttttttttaggaaaaatctCGGGAATTGCTTTAAATCGCACTTTTAGACAAcaaacttcactactgtgtacttatctcaaaaaaatttttcccatcaaaaatcgaaaattttggcaaggggttagccttcccaaaaaaaatgcaaaaaaataaaaagtgaaaatttaataatttctcTTTATTTTGCGAATCCTCTTCGAATTTGGAAACGCGGAATgccttttaattgaaaaaattcgaaaaattgaaggagttacagcgttttcgaccttgaaaatggcCTATGAGTGTTTACGCCACAACCAAACGTATTTTAACGATTTGTTTGATTAATACATGCGATTTTTACGCAAGTCAGCATCAATTTGGAAAGAGTTTTACTTttcgaatccaatggtgttctgTGATTTCtgaagttcgaaaatctaagtaAGTTACTGGGATTTCGAACTCACgtcgattttttttcgtttttttggacatcaattatgcgtttttgggcttgtttttttaagaaaaatctcGGGTATTCCTTTAAATCGCACTTTTAGACAACAAAATTCACTACTCTGTACttatctcaaaaaaatttttcccatcaaaaatcgaaaattttggcaaggggttagccttcccaaaaaaaatgcaaaaaaataaaaagtgaaaatttaataatttctcTTTATTTTGCGAATCCTCTTCGAATTTGGAAACGCGGAATgccttttaattgaaaaaattcgaaaaattgaaggagttacagcgttttcgaccttgaaaatggcCTATGAGTGTTTACGCCAAAAACAAACTTATTTTAACGATTTGTTTGATTAATACATGCGATTTTTACCCAAGTCAGCATCAATTTGGAAAGAGTTTTACTTttcgaatccaatggtgttctgTGATTTCtgaagttcgaaaatctaagtaAGTTACTGGCATTTCGAACTCACgtcgattttttttcgtttttttggacatcaattatgcgtttttgggcttgtttttttaagaaaaatctcGGGTATTCCTTTAAATCGCACTTTTAGACAACAAACTTTACTACTGTGTACttatctcaaaaaaatttttcccatcgT from the Stomoxys calcitrans chromosome 1, idStoCalc2.1, whole genome shotgun sequence genome contains:
- the LOC106088213 gene encoding uncharacterized protein LOC106088213, producing the protein MRNNNVKEAGKVTEQIDMEFNARRNYPRRWSRYYNETPWDDMYNPNKLSQKIKELAQEEELCPYQHVNEGDGHFVSPDMYKSLISYCRCGRPRSDFHLLRCVQKEKAKFVPTEEEIAKGIAKDRLQLPKTSSAFVGWHDKTPTYKQWEESIRYKSPVYDMPGERITTSPYNAIIIG